A region of the Roseiflexus sp. RS-1 genome:
GAAGGGTGGCGTCCGGATGCGCGCCGGAGGCGCGCGCACCGGAGGTGGCGTCTCTCCCGCTCCTGGAGCAGGGTGCACGACTCTGGCCCGCGCAGGCGGGCTTCACCTCGTAGAGCCGAGGGCGTATGGTCTTTGAGTAAATATAGCAGTTCTCACAAAGATTGGGCTTGTCGGGCGGGGTTGCACCCGCCATCGAACGCAGACGCCTTGTGCGCCATCCCTCCGCGTGCTAGTATAATCTAACGGGACACGGTATACCGTTCTGCGCCAGGTTCACGAGATCGCCGCGGAGTGTTGGGTAGCCGTGTCCTTCAACGCGACCAAGCCGAACAGTTATCTGGGCCCTCAAACCCGCATATGCTAGCAAGGCTGGCGCCGTTTTCCTCAGGAGGTTCTGTGTATGGCTTCCCGTGAGTCGCTCTTTATCGGCATTGATGTCTCCAAACAGACGCTGGATGTGGCGTTTGGCGCCGACCCGCACGCGCCACGCGAGACGATACCGTCTACCGACGAAGGTGTCCAGCTCCTGGTCACGCGACTCCAGCGCCTGCAGCCGACCCTGATTGTGCTGGAGGCGACCGGCGGGCTGGAGCGCATGGTGTTCGCCCAACTGCTCCAGGCTGGCTTGCCGACGGCGCGGGTGCAGCCACGCCGCGTGCGCGCCCTGGCGCACGCGGAAGGACGCCAGGCGAAGACCGACCGCCTGGATGCCCGGTTGCTCGCCCGCTTTGCCGAACGGGTGCGCCCGCCGCACCACCAGGCGACGGACGAGCAGCGCGCATCCTTGCGCGACCTGCTGGTCCGGCGGGAGCAGTTGATTCAGATGCGGACGGCTGAGATCAATCGGTTGACGGCTGCCGCGCCGAACCTCCGCCCGGGCATCCAGCAGCATATTGATTGGCTGGATCAGGAGATCCGTGCGCTTGAGCAGGAACGCGACAACGAGGCGGAGCGCACCGACGAGGTGCGCCGGAAACGGGAGCTGCGCGACAGCGTGCCCGGCATCGGCGCGATCACCGCACTGAACCTGCTGCTCCGCCTGCCCGAACTGGGGACCATCAATCGCACGGAAGCGGCGGCCTTTGTGGGCGTTGCGCCGTATGCCAATCAGAGCGGCGCACAGCACAAACCCCGGCATATCTCCGGCGGCAGGAGGGATGGGCGCAGCGTGTTGTACATGGCGACCCTGGCGGCCACGCGGCGCCGTCTGGTCAGGCGCGCCTTCGATCAGCGCCTGTGTCAAGCTGGCAAGCCGCGCAAGGTCGCCATCGTCGCTGCGATGCGCAAGCTGCTGACTATTCTCGGCGCAATATTGCGTCAGCAAAAGCCCTGGGATCCGGCTGTGCATACGAGCGCCCCTTGACAAGCAACACAGTTACTCCGCGTCTCTATGTGCATCAGACCAGCTCACGCGGAGGCAGCGCGGTTCCCGCAGGGACTGTTGGACGGGGCTGCACCCGTCGCCGGACGCGGGCGCCTTGTGCGACACGGCAGACCCGGACGATGGTCAATGTATCTGAGAACTGCTATAATCCGCCAAAGCCCGCGCAGGCGGGCTTTGCATTCCATAGCCGAGGGCTTCAGCCCCACGGCAAGGGCGCATACCGGATGTATTGCTCAATCTCCATCAGCCCGACGGCTCATTCGGCAGAGCGGATTCAATGCTCAATCTCCATCAGCCCCACGCCAGGCGCCCCTATCGGCTATCAGCTATCGAGTATCGAGTATCGGCTATCGCCTATCGCCTATCGCCTATCGGCTATTCAGAACCCCGCCGCCTGGTTGCCAGAAGGTGCGCTATCTGCACTATAATGGCATCTCACAGAGAACGTCCTGCGCAGTGATTGATCGAACCAGACACCATCGGAGGGCGCGCGGGACACTCTCCGTCATCCGCTCACGCATGAGAGAAGTCGAACAAAAGCCGTGTTTGCCAAACTTCTGATAGCCAACCGCGGCGAGATCGCCGTTCGGATCATTCATGCCTGTCACGCGATGGGTATTGCCGCCGTTGTCGTATACAGCGAGGCGGATCGTCGGGCGTTGCACGTGCGCATGGCGGACGAGGCGCTGCCGATTGGTCCCGCGCCTGCGCCGGAGAGTTATCTGCGCATCGAGGCGATCATCGAGGCAGCGTTGCGCGCCGGTGCGCAGGCGATCCATCCCGGCTACGGCTTCCTCTCTGAACGCGCTGCTTTTTCGCGCGCCTGCCGCGATGCCGGTCTGGCGTTCGTCGGTCCTCCGCCGGAAGCGATCGAGGCGCTGGGTGATAAAATCGCCGCGCGCCGCCTGGCGCTCGCTACCGGCGTCCCGGTGGCGCCCGGCTACCACGGCGCCGATCAGAGTGACGAGACGCTGCTGCGCGAGGCGACGCGGATCGGTTATCCGTTGCTGATCAAAGCCAGCGCGGGTGGCGGTGGACGCGGCATGCGGATCGTCACGAACGCCGATGAACTGATGCCGGCGCTGGAGAGCGCCCGCCGCGAGGCGCGCGCCGCGTTCGGCGATGATACGGTCTTCCTGGAAAAGCTGATTGCCCGTCCGCGCCATATCGAGGTCCAGTTCCTGGCGGACGCCTATGGCAACGCCGTGCATCTGTTCGAGCGCGAGTGCTCGATCCAGCGTCGCTACCAGAAGATTGTCGAAGAATCGCCCTCCCCCGCGCTGACTCCCAAACAGCGCGAGATGATCGGCGAAGCGGCAGTGCGCCTCGCGCGCGCCGCCGGTTACGTGAATGCCGGTACTGCGGAGTTCCTGTACGACGAAACTGACGGCAGTTTTGCATTCCTTGAAGTCAACGCGCGCTTACAGGTCGAACATCCGGTCACCGAGGCAGTGACCGGCGTCGATCTGGTGCAGTTGCAGATCGCTATCGCCGGCGGCGCGCGCCTTCCCTTCCGCCAGGAAGATGTGCAGCAGCGCGGGCATGCCATCGAGGTGCGCCTCTGCGCCGAAGACCCGGTGACCTTCCTGCCAGCCGGTGGACGGCTCACGCGCTTCGATCTGCCGGACGATATTCGTTGTGATAGCGGCTTTGAAACCGGTGACGAGGTAACGCTGTACTACGACTCGCTGCTGGCGAAACTGATCGTTCATGCCGATGATCGCTCCGTCGCAATTGCGAAGTTGCGCACCGCCCTCGATGCCTGCACCGTCGAAGGCGTGACGACCAACCTGCCGTTGTTGCGCGCTATCGCTGCACATCCGGCATTCGCCGCTGGCGAAACGACCACCGATTTTCTGACGACCCATCAGGTAGCGGCGCGTCTCCCTGCGCCTGCGCCTCTGCCGGACGAGGTGGTGCTGGCGGCGGCAATCGCCGATGTTCTCGCGCTGCCGTTCGGAAGAGCCGCTGCGCGCGATCCGTGGTCTGCGCTGGGACCGTGGCGCCTGCTGCGTGCCGATATGCCGCTCCGCTACCGTGACGGGGAACGCGAGCGTTGTGTGCGCGTCACCGAATGCGCCAGCGAGTGGCGCGTTGAGATCGATGGAACGACCTGCACCGTCGGGGTGCTGGCAACGCACCCCGATCACCTGATCGTGCGCACGACGGACGGACGCATCGAGCGGTTTGGCATAGCGCGCGACGGCGCCGGGTTGCGCGTCGAATGGCAGGGGAAGCGTTTTTATCTCTCTCACGCAACGCTCGATGTTGAACATCTTGGGGTGCGCGGGCATAGTCACAGCCGCGCCGGATTGGAAGCGCCGATGCCAGGCACGATTGTGCGCATTCTGGTGAACGAAGGGGATCGCGTGGCGGCGCACCAACCGCTGGTGGTGCTGGAGGCGATGAAAATGGAACATATCGTCGCCGCCCCTCACGACGGCATCATCCTGCGTCTGCCCTACGCTGTCGGTGCGCTGGTCGCCAAAGGCGCAACGCTGGTCGAAATGGAAGAAGGGTGATGAAGGATGAGGCGCGAGGCGACGTAGGGGCGCAGCGCGGCGGCGCCCGGATCGGCAGCAGCGGGGGTTTTGGAGATACAGAGTTACCTTGATTGCTAGTTCATGTTCGTACAGATGAGTGCAATGAGCGTTGCGTGCACCTTCAGTTCAAACCCGGCATTGGTACGTGCGTAAAGCCGCTCAATGCCCATCTTCTCCAGTTGACTGTTGACCGTCTCAATCGTATGACGATATGCGCGCAATTCGATGGCGTCCATAAACCAGGCGTGCGGACGCATGGTCGCCCGGCGCATCGGGACCAGGCGCACCCCCGTCTCCGCCAGGATGCTGGCCTCATCAGCGGCGCTGTTGCGGCGACCGTAAGGGCGACCGTAAGGGCGACCGTAAGGGCGACCGTAAGGGCGAATAATTATTCGCCCTTACGGTCGCTACGCCCAACCGCCGCGCCCCGGTGGGCAGGCCATACGCACCCCCCCAGTCCCCCCCGCGCGCGGGGGGGTTCGGGGGGGTCGTCAGGTCATGCACCCCTGCGGGCAGCATCTGAACGCGCACGGGCACGCCATCCGGGCGGCAGACCAGATGCACACGCCATCCAACGAACGTCTCCCGTTTCGCCGCGCACTACCCGCAGAATTCGCGCCCGCGCACCTTCCGACAGCGCCGGGCGCGCACGCGACGGCAGACTGGCAGGGGGAGGCTATCGATAATGAACCCGTCGCCCGTGGTGAACACCTCCCCCAACACGTCCGGAATCCAGGCCATCCAATCGGCGAGCTGATGCAGACGACGATTGAAGCGCGAGACGCTGATCCGCCCCGACAGAGAGCCTAACTCGCGCATCATCGGCGCCGCCCGTTCGTGATGACGGCCAAACTACGTGGCGGCGACGACCGCAATCGTCAGAATCTCGGAGTCGGGAACCTGCGCCCGCACATCACGGCGATGCCCCAGGTGGTCCATCAGCGTGTCGATCACGACAAAAGCAGGCATCATCGGGCGAGCGACCGTCGGCTCCTCCTGGCGATGATGTTGGTTTGGCGCCCGCGATCGTGCCAGAGGTGTCGGTGGTCGTCAACTAGCAATCAAGGTAGAGTTGTGATGCAGTCTGAGGTTTGTATCGCACATATCTTGAAGGTCACGGGGGCGCACCTGTGATGGCGACGGCAACACAGGTGCTGGTCATCGGATCTACAACAACCGTTCTCCCACTGCAACTGAATCGACGCGGTAGTGGCACCCGCGGCTCTGGCGGTTATGCCGCGCCGCCTGGGCGATGATCAGCGCCGCTTCGACGGCGTTGCGCAGCCCGATCAGTCCATCGCTCAACTTCGTGGCGCGGTAGAAGGTCTCGATCTCGTTTTGCAGGTGGCGCAGTTCACGGATAGCGCGCGAGAGCCGGTCGCCGGAGCGGATCAGCCCGACATAGTGCCACATGATGTTCTGAATGGTCTGCATATCACCCTGGATGAGCGCCGGGTCGGAGTCCTCGGTCAATCCCGACTCGTCCCACGGCGGGATGTCGCGAGCCGGTGGACGGATGATCGCCGGGTCGTTGTTCAGACGCGCCTCGATGTCGCGCGCGGCGCGCACGCCCCACACCAGACCTTCGAGCAACGAGGTCGATGCCAGGCGGTTGGCGCCGTGCAGTCCGGTGCAGGCGACTTCGCCGACCGCGTACAGGTTGGCGATGCTCGCCCGCCCCCATTCATCGGTCAGCACCCCGCCGCAGGAGTAGTGCGCCGCCGGAACGACCGGTATCGGCTCACGGGTGATGTCCACGCCGACCCGCAGGCACTCAGCGTAGATGTTAGGGAAACGGGAACGGATGACGTCCGGTTTCAGCCGCGAGGCGATGTCCAGCAGAACGTGGGAGTAGCCGTGTTCTTCCATTTCGGCGTGGATGGCGCGCGCAACAACGTCACGCGGCGCCAGGTCTTTCCATTCCGGCGCGTATTTGTGCATAAAAGGACGACCTTCGGGGGTGAGCAGAATGCCCCCTTCGCCGCGCACCGCTTCGCTGATCAGGAACCCTTCGGCGCCGGGCACGGCGAGCGCAGTGGGATGGAACTGAATATACTCGGCGTTGACGATGCGCGCACCGGCGCGATGCGCCATTGCCAGCCCGTCGCCGCGCGCGCCGGGCGGATTGGTGGTGTTGCGGTAGAGGCGCCCCAGCCCGCCGGTCGCCAGGATGGTGAAGGTGGCGAGGGTACGGTGGACGGTGCGGCGTTTCCGTTCAAACACATATGCGCCATGGCAGACGACAGGTTCATACGCTGCGAGCGGGTTGTGCGAATGGTGCGGCGAGGTGATCAGATCGACGGCGGTGAGACCGGTCATAACTTCGATGTTGGGGCGCTGACGAATGGCTTCCATCATGGCGCTGATGATTGCCCTGCCGGTTCCATCGCCAACGTGAAGAATGCGGCGGCGCGAATGCGCCGCTTCTTTGCCATACGCCAGATCGCCGTCCGGTGTGCGGTCGAACTCGACCCGCGCCGTGCGGATCAGCACCTCTTCGAGCAGGCGCGGTCCCTCTTCGGCGAGGATCTGCGCGGCGCGGGACGATGAAGCACCGGCGCCAGCTGCCAGAATGTCGCGCACCAGCAGATCGGCGGAGTCGTCCGGTCCACGCGCAATAATGCCACCCTGCGCATAGCGGGTGTTCGATTCGCACGGATCAATTTCGCGCGTCAGCAGCGTAATATGGCGACGCGGATTGCGCGCCAGTTCGAGCGCCGCAGCCGCGCCAGCGATACCGGCGCCGATGATCAAAACATCGGTGGTTTTCATCGGTTTTCTCTCGTTCCAGTCGCCCGTCGGGCGAAACCACAGTCCGGCGGCTCGATGCGCCGGCTGCCAGAAGGATCGTCACAAAAGATCAGGCTACGTCCAGGTCTCACCCGATCTGGATCATCCGTTCCACTGCGCGATACGCGCGCTGGCGGATGTCTTCCGGGATCTCGATGACATACCGGTTGAACAACAAGGCGTCACGGGTATCTTCCAGAGTGATCATATTCATATGCGGGCAACGCACCATGCAGAGACGCAGCATATCCTTCTCCGGGTTGGCAGCGGCGATATTGTCGCCCATTGCGCACTCGGTGAGCAACAGATAGTGCGGCGCGCGGGTCTGTTGCACATAGCGGATCATGGCATTGGTGCTGCCGGCGAAATCCGCTGCCGCCACCACTTCTGGACTGCACTCCGGATGCGCCAGGATGACCACATCGGGGAACTGCGCGCGCACGCGCCGGATGTCATCGACGGTGAACTTTTCGTGCACCTCGCAGCGTCCGTGCCAGCCGACCAGTTGATAATCGAGCAGCGTGTCGCCATTCACCGGGTGCAGCGTCGGGAAGATGATATGTTTGCCGGTCTCGCGGGCGACATTGCGCGCCAGGTATTCGTCGGGCACAAAGATCACCGTGTCCGCCTTGAGCGATTCGACCACGGCGACCGCGTTGGACGATGTGCAGCAGATGTCGCTTTCGGCTTTGACATCGGCATAGGTGTTGACGTAAGACACGACCGGCGCACCGGGGAAGCGCGCTTTCAAGGCGCGAACGTCTTCAGCCGTGATGCTTGCCGCGAGCGAGCATCCCGCCTTTTCCGACGGCAGCAGCACCGTTTTTGTCGGGTTGAGAATTTTGGCGGTTTCCGCCATAAAGCGCACACCGCAAAACACAATCACATCTTTGTCGGTCGTGGCGGCTTTGCGGCTCAGGTCGAGCGAGTCGCCGGTAAAGTCGGGAATGGAATGGAACAGCGCCGGCTCCATGTAGTTGTGCCCCAGAATGACGGCGTTGCGCTGCCGTTTGAGTTCCAGAATTTCGACTGCCAGTTCCGCCTTGTAGTGCAACTCGAACTCCGGCGCCAGATTGCCGAGTTTCACCTGCAACCGCGTAAACATCTCCTGCGCGTTCATTGTGGTCTCCCTGTAGTTTCCGGCGCTTCATCAGAAGCGTCGGATGCGAGATATTCAAAACTGACATCAAAAACCGGCGCCGAGTGGGTCAACGCACCGATGGAAATATCGTCCACGCCGGTTTCGGCGATCCGCCGGACGGTTTCGAGCGAAACGTTGCCCGACGCCTCGAGGCGCGCACGACCGGCGACCAGGCGCACCGCCTCCGCCATCGCGTCGAGCGACATGTTATCGAGCATGATGCGTTGCACCCCCAGGTCGAGCGCTTCGCGCACATCGGCGAGGGAGCGCGCCTCGACTTCGATCCCCAGGTGCGGCGCGTGCGCCCTGGCGCGTTCCACGGCAGCGCGCAGCGAACCGGCGAAGTCGATATGGTTATCCTTGATCAGCACCATGTCGTACAACCCGATGCGATGGTTGCGCCCGCCGCCGCGCCGGACCGCGAGTTTGTCCACCATGCGCAGTCCGGGGGCGGTTTTGCGCGTATCGAGAATGACGGCGCGCGTTCCGGCAACCGCATCGACAAAGCGACGGGTCAATGTCGCAATGCCCGACATCCGCCCCAGAAAGTTGAGCGCCACCCGCTCGGCGGTCAGCAACGCACGCGCCGGACCGCTGACAAGCGCCAGGGTCTGCCCCCTGGCAACCCGCGCGCCTTCAGCAACGTCGGTCGTGAAGACGACCCGTTCATCGACCATGCGGTACACCGCGTGCGCCACGTCCAGCCCGGCAACAATGCCCTCCTGCTTCGCAACAATCCGCCCGCGCATTGTCGCATCGGGCGGCACAATGCTGTTGGTGGTGACATCGCCGGTTCCCACGTCCTCGGCGAGCGCGCGGCGAATGGCGTCGAGGATGTCGGGGTGGAGAGAGAGATTTAGTGTCATTTTTACACTATTCCCGTCTGAAATAAAAATCGGCGTTCCGCCTGTTAGTGTCAATGTTACTCTATTTAGAGATGATTGTCAAGGCGCGCCGGGGAGAAATATCACATGGATGGGAGATTCTCCCGCGAGATGGTGCATGCCATCGTCCCCATCGTGCGGCGTGGATGCGCCTGGTGCATGCTTCCCCGCGACGTCCCGCCAGGGCTGACAGTCTATCCTTCGGTTCGTCGGTGGCGGAAGGACGCGATCTGGGCGCGGCGCACCGATACGCTCCGAATGGACGTGCGCCGTGCATCGGGGCGAGAGAAAGAGTTGGGCGATCAGGAGTATAGGCGCCGGAGAGGCAGGAGAGCAGGTTCTGGGCTTCCGAACAGACAAGGACGATGTGGAGGCGTTTGGGTTTGCGGGCGCGCGGGGACTGGATAGGCTCAGTGATTTCCCGTCCGAGGACCTCGCAATAGAGGAAAAAGATAGCCTGGAGGACCCGATGTTGGGGAGAGGCAGCGACGTGTTCGTGGAGAGCCAGGTGGGTGAGAAAGGCTTCGATTTCCTGAGCGCCCATTTCTGGGGGGGGGTTGGCGTTTACCATGAAATAAGGATGAAGCGGCATCACCTGGCGTGTCCGGTTCAGGAGTTTCGGAGCGGAGGAAAGACTGGCCGGTTTTGGAGGTTTGGGTGGACTCTAGACACAGCTGTTCCGCTGTGCTATGCTACAAACACCTGCCCTGCCCGTATCAGTGTGAGCCGTCGCCACGCGGCGAACCGGTTGCGATGTGGCTGAAAGCAGTGTAATCGAAGGCGGCGAAGCCATCTCCAGACCCGCACAGGGATTGCGTCTCGGATGAGCCTTGACGTAGCCCTTTGGCGGCTTATGGAGATTGAGAATATAATCCGGTATTCGCCCTTGCCGTGGGGCTAATGGAGATTGAGAATTATAGCAGTTCTCACAAAGATTGGTCTGGTTGGGCAGGGTTGCACCCGCCATCGAACGCAGATGCCTTGTGCGCCATCCCTCCGCGTGCTCCGCGTCTCTGTGTGCATCAGACCGGCTCACGCGGAGGCGCGGAGATGGGGAGCGAGCGGAAGCGGGCGTCTCGCGCGACACGGCAGACCCGACCAGGGGTCAATGTATCTGAGAACTGCTATAATCCGCTCTACCGCACAAGCCGTCGGGCTCATGGCGATTGAGAATTTATTCCGCTATCCCGCGCTAGCCGTGGGGCTGATGGACTTTGAATAAATATTCCGTTATACTAATATTCATCCGTGTCAAGCCTTTCTCAGGAGGTTGCGATGCCGGCACGCCGGACCCTTCACGTGTCCGTCGAGGAGCGGGAGGCCCTCGAAGACCTGCGCGATCACGCCCCCAAGCCCTATTTGCGCGAACGGGCGGCGGCATTACTGCTCATCGCGTCTGGCGTACCGCCTGCCGTCGTGGCCCGCGAACGCTTGCTGCGTCCGCGCCATCCGGAAACCGTCTATCTCTGGCTGAATCGCTGGGAAGCCGAGGGCATCGATAGCCTCCCCATCCGGGACGGACGCGGGCGCACGCCCGCTTTTTCCCCCTGACCGCCATGACCCTGAGACGGCGGCGACTGAGGTAGAGCATCTGGTCCGCCGTGACCCGCGGCAGTGCGGGCTGACCCAGACGCGCTGGACCCTGGACGCCATCCGCAGCCAGTTGGCGTGGGGGCGCGACGCCTCGCTGAGCGGGATCGCCCGTATTCTGGATCGGTTGGGCATCACCTGGCAGCGCGCCCGCAGTCATGTGCATCGCCCTGATCCCCACGATCAGGCCAAACTGCAGGAGATCGCAGACGTGGTGGAGGATGCCCGCGCGCACCCCAACCAGGTGGTGACCGTGTATCTGGATGAAGTCACGGTCACCCGGCAACCGACCCTGGCCAACGGGTATGGGCGGGCGGGCGCCGATCAGGTGCGGGCGGAACGGAGTCTGGC
Encoded here:
- a CDS encoding IS110-like element ISRfsp2 family transposase, giving the protein MASRESLFIGIDVSKQTLDVAFGADPHAPRETIPSTDEGVQLLVTRLQRLQPTLIVLEATGGLERMVFAQLLQAGLPTARVQPRRVRALAHAEGRQAKTDRLDARLLARFAERVRPPHHQATDEQRASLRDLLVRREQLIQMRTAEINRLTAAAPNLRPGIQQHIDWLDQEIRALEQERDNEAERTDEVRRKRELRDSVPGIGAITALNLLLRLPELGTINRTEAAAFVGVAPYANQSGAQHKPRHISGGRRDGRSVLYMATLAATRRRLVRRAFDQRLCQAGKPRKVAIVAAMRKLLTILGAILRQQKPWDPAVHTSAP
- a CDS encoding acetyl-CoA carboxylase biotin carboxylase subunit, giving the protein MFAKLLIANRGEIAVRIIHACHAMGIAAVVVYSEADRRALHVRMADEALPIGPAPAPESYLRIEAIIEAALRAGAQAIHPGYGFLSERAAFSRACRDAGLAFVGPPPEAIEALGDKIAARRLALATGVPVAPGYHGADQSDETLLREATRIGYPLLIKASAGGGGRGMRIVTNADELMPALESARREARAAFGDDTVFLEKLIARPRHIEVQFLADAYGNAVHLFERECSIQRRYQKIVEESPSPALTPKQREMIGEAAVRLARAAGYVNAGTAEFLYDETDGSFAFLEVNARLQVEHPVTEAVTGVDLVQLQIAIAGGARLPFRQEDVQQRGHAIEVRLCAEDPVTFLPAGGRLTRFDLPDDIRCDSGFETGDEVTLYYDSLLAKLIVHADDRSVAIAKLRTALDACTVEGVTTNLPLLRAIAAHPAFAAGETTTDFLTTHQVAARLPAPAPLPDEVVLAAAIADVLALPFGRAAARDPWSALGPWRLLRADMPLRYRDGERERCVRVTECASEWRVEIDGTTCTVGVLATHPDHLIVRTTDGRIERFGIARDGAGLRVEWQGKRFYLSHATLDVEHLGVRGHSHSRAGLEAPMPGTIVRILVNEGDRVAAHQPLVVLEAMKMEHIVAAPHDGIILRLPYAVGALVAKGATLVEMEEG
- the nadB gene encoding L-aspartate oxidase — protein: MKTTDVLIIGAGIAGAAAALELARNPRRHITLLTREIDPCESNTRYAQGGIIARGPDDSADLLVRDILAAGAGASSSRAAQILAEEGPRLLEEVLIRTARVEFDRTPDGDLAYGKEAAHSRRRILHVGDGTGRAIISAMMEAIRQRPNIEVMTGLTAVDLITSPHHSHNPLAAYEPVVCHGAYVFERKRRTVHRTLATFTILATGGLGRLYRNTTNPPGARGDGLAMAHRAGARIVNAEYIQFHPTALAVPGAEGFLISEAVRGEGGILLTPEGRPFMHKYAPEWKDLAPRDVVARAIHAEMEEHGYSHVLLDIASRLKPDVIRSRFPNIYAECLRVGVDITREPIPVVPAAHYSCGGVLTDEWGRASIANLYAVGEVACTGLHGANRLASTSLLEGLVWGVRAARDIEARLNNDPAIIRPPARDIPPWDESGLTEDSDPALIQGDMQTIQNIMWHYVGLIRSGDRLSRAIRELRHLQNEIETFYRATKLSDGLIGLRNAVEAALIIAQAARHNRQSRGCHYRVDSVAVGERLL
- the nadA gene encoding quinolinate synthase NadA; the encoded protein is MNAQEMFTRLQVKLGNLAPEFELHYKAELAVEILELKRQRNAVILGHNYMEPALFHSIPDFTGDSLDLSRKAATTDKDVIVFCGVRFMAETAKILNPTKTVLLPSEKAGCSLAASITAEDVRALKARFPGAPVVSYVNTYADVKAESDICCTSSNAVAVVESLKADTVIFVPDEYLARNVARETGKHIIFPTLHPVNGDTLLDYQLVGWHGRCEVHEKFTVDDIRRVRAQFPDVVILAHPECSPEVVAAADFAGSTNAMIRYVQQTRAPHYLLLTECAMGDNIAAANPEKDMLRLCMVRCPHMNMITLEDTRDALLFNRYVIEIPEDIRQRAYRAVERMIQIG
- the nadC gene encoding carboxylating nicotinate-nucleotide diphosphorylase, with amino-acid sequence MTLNLSLHPDILDAIRRALAEDVGTGDVTTNSIVPPDATMRGRIVAKQEGIVAGLDVAHAVYRMVDERVVFTTDVAEGARVARGQTLALVSGPARALLTAERVALNFLGRMSGIATLTRRFVDAVAGTRAVILDTRKTAPGLRMVDKLAVRRGGGRNHRIGLYDMVLIKDNHIDFAGSLRAAVERARAHAPHLGIEVEARSLADVREALDLGVQRIMLDNMSLDAMAEAVRLVAGRARLEASGNVSLETVRRIAETGVDDISIGALTHSAPVFDVSFEYLASDASDEAPETTGRPQ
- a CDS encoding transposase, with amino-acid sequence MVHAIVPIVRRGCAWCMLPRDVPPGLTVYPSVRRWRKDAIWARRTDTLRMDVRRASGREKELGDQEYRRRRGRRAGSGLPNRQGRCGGVWVCGRAGTG
- a CDS encoding helix-turn-helix domain-containing protein; its protein translation is MPARRTLHVSVEEREALEDLRDHAPKPYLRERAAALLLIASGVPPAVVARERLLRPRHPETVYLWLNRWEAEGIDSLPIRDGRGRTPAFSP